A genomic window from Fusarium verticillioides 7600 chromosome 5, whole genome shotgun sequence includes:
- a CDS encoding SUMO-conjugating enzyme ubc9 (At least one base has a quality score < 10), whose protein sequence is MALCQNRLQEERKQWRRDHPFGFYAKPQRTKEGVLDVKNWECGIPGKENTIWSGGLFKLTIAFPDEYPTKPPKCKFVPPLFHPNVYPSGTVCLSILNEEEAWKPAITVKQILLGIQDLLNDPNPESPAQAEAYNLFKRDRAEYEKRVRRTVRENPTP, encoded by the exons ATGGCGCTTTGCCAGAACCGATTACAAGAGGAGAG GAAGCAGTGGCGACGAGACCATCCTTTTGGTTTCTATGCCAAGCCACAGCGTACCAAAGAAGGTGTACTCGATGTCAAAAATTGGGAATGCGGAATCCCTGGCAAAGAGAACACCATTTGGTCTGGCGGACTCTTCAAGCTGACCATCGCTTTCCCTGATG AGTACCCTACAAAGCCTCCCAAGT GCAAATTTGTCCCCCCGCTGTTCCACCCCAATGTGTACCCTTCAGGAACTGTCTGCCTGTCCATCCTCAACGAAGAGGAGGCCTGGAAGCCTGCGATCACCGTCAAACAAATCCTTCTCGGTATCCAGGACCTTCTCAACGACCCCAACCCCGAGTCACCTGCGCAAGCAGAGGCATACAATCTCTTCAAGAGAGATCGTGCCGAGTACGAGAAGCGAGTTCGCCGTACGGTTCGCGAGAACCCCACACCTTGA
- a CDS encoding myo-inositol-1-phosphate synthase codes for MAPHAEVGTGSSNGAVYNGRGSSATQDLFTVNSPNVTYTDAEIRSRYIYRTTKVDVDANGKYVATPNETLYDFKVDRKIPKVGMMLVGLGGNNGTTVTAGILANRRQLAWDTKEGPRESNYYGSVVMGSTLKLGHDAKTHQEINIPFHNILPMVHPNDLVIGGWDISKMNLAQAMDRAQVLEPTLKAQVKKEMAEMVPLPSIYYPDFIAANQEDRADNVLEGSKACWAHVEKIRQDIRDFKAKNGLDKVIIMWTANTERYADLIEGVNDTADNLLKAIEQGHEEVSPSTVFAVACILENAPFINGSPQNTFVPGAIELAEKHNAFIGGDDFKSGQTKMKSALVDFLINAGIKLTSIASYNHLGNNDGKNLSSQKQFRSKEISKSNVVDDMVEANHVLYKKGEHPDHCVVIKYMPAVADNKRALDEYYAEIFMGGHQTIS; via the coding sequence atggctcctcACGCGGAAGTAGGCACGGGCTCCTCGAACGGGGCGGTCTACAACGGCCGAGGTTCTTCAGCTACTCAGGACCTCTTCACCGTCAACTCCCCCAACGTCACCTACACTGATGCGGAAATTCGTTCCCGATACATCTACCGCACTACCAaggttgacgttgatgctAATGGCAAGTATGTTGCCACCCCAAATGAGACTCTCTATGACTTCAAGGTCGACCGTAAGATCCCCAAGGTCGGCATGATGTTGGTTGGCCTCGGAGGCAACAACGGCACTACTGTCACCGCTGGTATCCTCGCCAATCGCCGCCAGCTCGCCTGGGATACCAAGGAGGGTCCACGCGAGTCCAACTACTACGGCTCTGTTGTTATGGGCTCTACCCTCAAGCTCGGCCATGATGCCAAGACCCACCAGGAGATCAACATTCCCTTCCATAACATTCTCCCTATGGTTCACCCCAACGACCTTGTCATCGGTGGCTGGGATATTAGCAAGATGAACCTGGCTCAGGCCATGGATCGTGCTCAGGTCCTCGAGCCTACCCTCAAGGCgcaggtcaagaaggagatggctgagatggTTCCCCTTCCCTCCATCTATTACCCAGACTTCATTGCTGCCAATCAGGAGGACCGTGCTGATAACGTTCTCGAGGGCTCCAAGGCTTGCTGGGCTCACGTTGAGAAGATCCGCCAGGACATCCGTGACTTTAAGGCCAAGAACGGCCTTGATaaggtcatcatcatgtgGACTGCCAATACTGAGCGATATGCCGACCTGATTGAGGGCGTCAACGACACTGCAGACAAccttctcaaggccattgagcaGGGCCACGAGGAGGTCTCCCCCTCAACTGTCTTTGCCGTTGCCTGTATTCTTGAGAACGCTCCTTTCATCAACGGCTCCCCACAGAACACCTTTGTCCCCGGCGCTATCGAGCTTGCCGAGAAGCACAATGCCTTcattggtggtgatgatttCAAGTCTGGCCAGACCAAGATGAAATCTGCCCTGGTTGATTTCCTCATCAACGCTGGTATTAAACTGACATCTATTGCCAGCTACAACCATCTTGGCAACAACGATGGCAAGAACTTAAGCTCCCAGAAGCAGTTCCGCTCCAAGGAAATTTCCAAGTCCAacgttgttgatgacatgGTCGAGGCCAACCACGTTCTGTACAAGAAGGGCGAGCACCCTGACCACTGCGTTGTGATCAAGTATATGCCCGCTGTTGCCGACAACAAGCGTGCTCTTGACGAATACTATGCCGAGATTTTCATGGGCGGTCACCAGACCATTTCGTAa
- a CDS encoding aarF domain-containing kinase, producing MNALSVSAFANRIATRSWTCSTCRSQLVRSKPLGGLSARGFASRRGSRKSNGHKSGPKRPLLYASAGVGTVGATALAFTDDIKSSYEAAERTGRVAVALAVCINDYRTTLNARETTADHDAQESMLKACHKRCAERTLVVLEKNGGIFIKLGQHLSAMNYLLPSEWTNTFIPLQDKCPVSSLESIEDMFRKDTGEELWDYFSDFAPEPIGAASLAQVHLASIKGSNQKVAVKVQHPELEAWAPLDLALTRYTFSTLKRFFPEYDLEWLSSEMDVSLPKELDFQEEANNARRMKEHFAKIPQLPLIIPEVIWAKKRIIVMACEAGSRLDDLEYLDKNGIDRDEVSATLARIFNEMIFGDGAPLHCDPHGGNIAIRKNNSRRGLGRGPNFDVILYDHGLYRDIELPLRRSYAKMWLAVIDGDMDRMKKYAHEVAGIEDKDFPLFASAITGRDYSIVSKSGSILETRTADEQKTMSGALQEGLIVDLVQLLSRVPRIILLILKTNDLTRSLDENLQTRQGPIRSFMILARYCTRTVFHEKLEEIGQNGSFLWPLNAVRVFVAWVGFMRVEIKLEAFELWLSTKRMLGLGSLEFSGAALQK from the exons ATGAACGCCTTATCTGTTTCGGCCTTTGCGAATCGCATCGCCACTCGATCATGGACCTGTTCGACTTGCAGAAGTCAGTTGGTCCGAAGTAAGCCCTTGGGAGGTCTCAGCGCAAGAGGTTTCGCATCGCGAAGAGgctcgaggaagagcaatGGCCACAAGTCGGGCCCTAAACGACCGCTGTTATATGCCTCGGCTGGTGTTGGTACCGTAGGCGCAACCGCGCTTGCATTCACCGACGACATCAAGAGTAGTTATGAGGCGGCAGAACGTACAGGAAGAGTTGCGGTCGCGCTCGCCGTGTGTATCAACGA TTACCGGACAACACTGAACGCTAGAGAAACGACAGCGGACCATGATGCACAGGAGAGCATGCTCAAGGCATGTCACAAACGATGCGCCGAACGGACTCTCGTTGTGTTGGAAAAGAATGGCGGCATCTTTATTAAACTCGGCCAGCATCTG AGCGCCATGAATTACCTATTACCATCCGAATGGACAAACACGTTCATCCCCCTGCAGGACAAGTGTCCTGTATCTTCACTTGAATCGATCGAAGATATGTTTCGCAAAGATACAGGAGAAGAGCTTTGGGACTATTTCTCTGATTTCGCCCCTGAACCAATTGGCGCTGCCTCCCTTGCTCAAGTACATCTGGCATCCATCAAGGGGTCAAACCAGAAGGTTGCTGTCAAAGTTCAACATCCTGAGCTTGAAGCATGGGCACCCCTGGATCTAGCTCTTACCCGGTACACATTTTCGACCCTGAAAAGATTCTTCCCCGAATATGATCTTGAGTGGCTCTCTTCTGAGATGGATGTTTCTCTTCCCAAAGAACTCGACTTCCAAGAAGAGGCCAACAATGCCCGACGTATGAAGGAGCACTTCGCCAAGATTCCACAGTTACCCCTGATTATCCCCGAGGTCATCTGGGCTAAGAAGCGGATCATTGTTATGGCGTGCGAAGCGGGAAGCAGGCTCGACGATCTGGAGTATTTGGATAAGAACGGTATTGACCGAGATGAAGTATCTGCCACGTTAGCGCGTATCTTCAACGAAatgatctttggtgatggtgcaCCCCTGCACTGTGACCCTCACGGTGGCAACATTGCAATTCGCAAGAACAATTCCCGCCGGGGCCTTGGACGAGGTCCTAACTTTGACGTGATTTTATATGATCATGGTCTTTACCGCGACATTGAGCTTCCTTTGCGAAGATCATACGCCAAGATGTGGCTTGCGGTTATTGATGGTGATATGGATCGAATGAAGAAATATGCACATGAGGTTGCTGGTATAGAGGACAAGGATTTCCCACTTTTTGCTTCAGCAATCACTGGTCGAGACTACAGTATTGTTAGCAAGTCTGGATCTATCCTCGAGACGCGAACAGCGGATGAGCAAAAGACAATGAGCGGGGCTCTGCAGGAAGGTCTCATTGTCGACCTCGTGCAGCTTCTTAGCCGCGTGCCTCGTATCATTCTTCTAATTCTCAAGACAAATGATCTTACCCGaagtcttgatgagaaccTCCAGACACGGCAGGGTCCTATACGTTCGTTCATGATCCTCGCACGATATTGCACCAGGACCGTGTTCCACGAGaaacttgaagagatcgGTCAAAACGGATCATTCCTCTGGCCGCTCAATGCTGTGCGGGTGTTTGTTGCATGGGTTGGTTTCATGCGCGTGGAGATCAAGTTAGAGGCCTTCGAACTTTGGCTATCAACCAAGAGAATGTTGGGCCTAGGCAGTTTGGAGTTTTCAGGCGCGGCGTTACAAAAGTGA
- a CDS encoding hypothetical protein (At least one base has a quality score < 10), translating into MGADKDTEVALKEQVTEGLKDAAQEGVKDEVKEDKKDEIEDTTDLKTKAEADADAATSSHSLMPDAPTAHAAATSLATPSLDSKPQNSALHEAPAEDTATDDAVPQDSSSKAAPQQPDPQEAAATTEAVAEKTDALPTPAPKAVVTVDEIDEVPDPDEDDLDDLDDMLEEFSAVKLDQTKPPGAAAAASSKPEVPKGSASGKQPEVEDAFSEDEFARQLQAGMADLLGELEQSPDMQAQFEDIFKHIAAAEGAGDAPPPSTSKGPSSQAPPEDASFQDTIKRTMERMQASGDQATAAAASGSADDFMSEMLKQLSSGDLGDLGGDGSEEEFSKMLMGMMEQLTNKEILYEPMKELDEKFPEWLIKNRDSTPKDDLKRYEEQQSIVREIVAKFEEKTYSDSNAADREFIVDKMQKMQAAGSPPSDLVGDMQSAQDALNPGDEACNPQ; encoded by the exons ATGGGCGCGGACAAAGACACGGAAGTCGCCCTGAAGGAGCAGGTCACGGAGGGACTCAAAGATGCTGCTCAAGAGGGCGTTAAAGATGAGGTGAAAGAGGACAAAAAGGATGAAATTGAGGATACCACAGACCTCAAGACCAAAGCcgaggctgatgctgatgctgctacCTCATCTCACAGTCTCATGCCTGATGCTCCAACCGCACATGCTGCTGCCACTAGTCTAGCGACACCCTCTCTAGATTCAAAGCCTCAGAACTCTGCCTTACACGAGGCTCCTGCTGAAGATACTGCTactgatgatgctgttcCTCAAGACTCGTCATCCAAAGCTGCCCCGCAACAGCCCGATCCCCAAGAAGCTGCCGCCACGACAGAAGCTGTAGCAGAGAAGACTGACGCTTTGCCAACCCCAGCACCAAAGGCCGTTGTAACTGTTGACGAAATAGACGAGGTTCCAGACCCGGACGAGGACGACTTGGATGATTTGGATG ATATGCTGGAAGAGTTCTCTGCCGTTAAGCTAGATCAAACCAAGCCTCCTGgagctgccgctgctgcctCCAGTAAGCCAGAAGTTCCCAAAGGCTCTGCATCCGGCAAACAACCTGAAGTGGAGGATGCGTTCTCAGAAGATGAATTTGCTAGGCAGCTCCAGGCTGGTATGGCTGACCTACTGGGCGAACTTGAACAGTCT CCTGACATGCAAGCACAGTttgaggatatcttcaaACACATCGCTGCAGCAGAAGGTGCTGGTGACGCGCCACCTCCAAGCACTTCCAaagggccttcttctcaagcacCACCTGAGGATGCATCGTTCCAAGATACTATCAAGCGAACTATGGAGCGCATGCAAGCTTCGGGAGATCAAGctaccgctgctgctgcctctGGATCCGCTGATGATTTCATGTCTGAGATGCTGAAGCAGTTGTCTTCGGGCGACCTTGGTGATCTGGGAGGCGACGGCAGCGAGGAAGAATTCTCCAAAATGCTTATGGGCATGATGGAGCAGCTCACTAACAAGGAAATTCTATATGAACCCATGAAGGAACTCGATGAGAAATTCCCTGAATGGCTTATCAAGAATCGTGACTCGACACCGAAGGATGACTTGAAGCGCTACGAGGAGCAACAGTCCATTGTACGAGAGATAGTGGCCAAGTTCGAAGAGAAGACGTACTCGGATTCCAATGCGGCGGACCGTGAATTCATTGTGGATAAGATGCAAAAG ATGCAAGCAGCAGGATCGCCCCCTTCTGATTTAGTTGGAGACATGCAGTCAGCACAAGATGCCCTCAATCCAGGAGATGAAGCCTGTAACCCTCAGTAG
- a CDS encoding aarF domain-containing kinase, with amino-acid sequence MNYLLPSEWTNTFIPLQDKCPVSSLESIEDMFRKDTGEELWDYFSDFAPEPIGAASLAQVHLASIKGSNQKVAVKVQHPELEAWAPLDLALTRYTFSTLKRFFPEYDLEWLSSEMDVSLPKELDFQEEANNARRMKEHFAKIPQLPLIIPEVIWAKKRIIVMACEAGSRLDDLEYLDKNGIDRDEVSATLARIFNEMIFGDGAPLHCDPHGGNIAIRKNNSRRGLGRGPNFDVILYDHGLYRDIELPLRRSYAKMWLAVIDGDMDRMKKYAHEVAGIEDKDFPLFASAITGRDYSIVSKSGSILETRTADEQKTMSGALQEGLIVDLVQLLSRVPRIILLILKTNDLTRSLDENLQTRQGPIRSFMILARYCTRTVFHEKLEEIGQNGSFLWPLNAVRVFVAWVGFMRVEIKLEAFELWLSTKRMLGLGSLEFSGAALQK; translated from the coding sequence ATGAATTACCTATTACCATCCGAATGGACAAACACGTTCATCCCCCTGCAGGACAAGTGTCCTGTATCTTCACTTGAATCGATCGAAGATATGTTTCGCAAAGATACAGGAGAAGAGCTTTGGGACTATTTCTCTGATTTCGCCCCTGAACCAATTGGCGCTGCCTCCCTTGCTCAAGTACATCTGGCATCCATCAAGGGGTCAAACCAGAAGGTTGCTGTCAAAGTTCAACATCCTGAGCTTGAAGCATGGGCACCCCTGGATCTAGCTCTTACCCGGTACACATTTTCGACCCTGAAAAGATTCTTCCCCGAATATGATCTTGAGTGGCTCTCTTCTGAGATGGATGTTTCTCTTCCCAAAGAACTCGACTTCCAAGAAGAGGCCAACAATGCCCGACGTATGAAGGAGCACTTCGCCAAGATTCCACAGTTACCCCTGATTATCCCCGAGGTCATCTGGGCTAAGAAGCGGATCATTGTTATGGCGTGCGAAGCGGGAAGCAGGCTCGACGATCTGGAGTATTTGGATAAGAACGGTATTGACCGAGATGAAGTATCTGCCACGTTAGCGCGTATCTTCAACGAAatgatctttggtgatggtgcaCCCCTGCACTGTGACCCTCACGGTGGCAACATTGCAATTCGCAAGAACAATTCCCGCCGGGGCCTTGGACGAGGTCCTAACTTTGACGTGATTTTATATGATCATGGTCTTTACCGCGACATTGAGCTTCCTTTGCGAAGATCATACGCCAAGATGTGGCTTGCGGTTATTGATGGTGATATGGATCGAATGAAGAAATATGCACATGAGGTTGCTGGTATAGAGGACAAGGATTTCCCACTTTTTGCTTCAGCAATCACTGGTCGAGACTACAGTATTGTTAGCAAGTCTGGATCTATCCTCGAGACGCGAACAGCGGATGAGCAAAAGACAATGAGCGGGGCTCTGCAGGAAGGTCTCATTGTCGACCTCGTGCAGCTTCTTAGCCGCGTGCCTCGTATCATTCTTCTAATTCTCAAGACAAATGATCTTACCCGaagtcttgatgagaaccTCCAGACACGGCAGGGTCCTATACGTTCGTTCATGATCCTCGCACGATATTGCACCAGGACCGTGTTCCACGAGaaacttgaagagatcgGTCAAAACGGATCATTCCTCTGGCCGCTCAATGCTGTGCGGGTGTTTGTTGCATGGGTTGGTTTCATGCGCGTGGAGATCAAGTTAGAGGCCTTCGAACTTTGGCTATCAACCAAGAGAATGTTGGGCCTAGGCAGTTTGGAGTTTTCAGGCGCGGCGTTACAAAAGTGA
- a CDS encoding myo-inositol-1-phosphate synthase, giving the protein MAPHAEVGTGSSNGAVYNGRGSSATQDLFTVNSPNVTYTDAEIRSRYIYRTTKVDVDANGKYVATPNETLYDFKVDRKIPKVGMMLVGLGGNNGTTVTAGILANRRQLAWDTKEGPRESNYYGSVVMGSTLKLGHDAKTHQEINIPFHNILPMVHPNDLVIGGWDISKMNLAQAMDRAQVLEPTLKAQVKKEMAEMVPLPSIYYPDFIAANQEDRADNVLEGSKACWAHVEKIRQDIRDFKAKNGLDKVIIMWTANTERYADLIEGVNDTADNLLKAIEQGHEEVSPSTVFAVACILENAPFINGSPQNTFVPGAIELAEKHNAFIGGDDFKSGQTKMKSALVDFLINAGIKLTSIASYNHLGNNDGKNLSSQKQFRSKEISKSNVVDDMVEANHVLYKKGEHPDHCVVIKYMPAVADNKRALDEYYAEIFMGGHQTISLFNICEDSLLASPLIIDLVIIAEMMSRIQWKAVSSDGTATTEYKSFHSVLSVLSYMLKAPLTPPGTPVVNALAKQRAALTNIFRACVGLEPESDMTLEHKLF; this is encoded by the exons atggctcctcACGCGGAAGTAGGCACGGGCTCCTCGAACGGGGCGGTCTACAACGGCCGAGGTTCTTCAGCTACTCAGGACCTCTTCACCGTCAACTCCCCCAACGTCACCTACACTGATGCGGAAATTCGTTCCCGATACATCTACCGCACTACCAaggttgacgttgatgctAATGGCAAGTATGTTGCCACCCCAAATGAGACTCTCTATGACTTCAAGGTCGACCGTAAGATCCCCAAGGTCGGCATGATGTTGGTTGGCCTCGGAGGCAACAACGGCACTACTGTCACCGCTGGTATCCTCGCCAATCGCCGCCAGCTCGCCTGGGATACCAAGGAGGGTCCACGCGAGTCCAACTACTACGGCTCTGTTGTTATGGGCTCTACCCTCAAGCTCGGCCATGATGCCAAGACCCACCAGGAGATCAACATTCCCTTCCATAACATTCTCCCTATGGTTCACCCCAACGACCTTGTCATCGGTGGCTGGGATATTAGCAAGATGAACCTGGCTCAGGCCATGGATCGTGCTCAGGTCCTCGAGCCTACCCTCAAGGCgcaggtcaagaaggagatggctgagatggTTCCCCTTCCCTCCATCTATTACCCAGACTTCATTGCTGCCAATCAGGAGGACCGTGCTGATAACGTTCTCGAGGGCTCCAAGGCTTGCTGGGCTCACGTTGAGAAGATCCGCCAGGACATCCGTGACTTTAAGGCCAAGAACGGCCTTGATaaggtcatcatcatgtgGACTGCCAATACTGAGCGATATGCCGACCTGATTGAGGGCGTCAACGACACTGCAGACAAccttctcaaggccattgagcaGGGCCACGAGGAGGTCTCCCCCTCAACTGTCTTTGCCGTTGCCTGTATTCTTGAGAACGCTCCTTTCATCAACGGCTCCCCACAGAACACCTTTGTCCCCGGCGCTATCGAGCTTGCCGAGAAGCACAATGCCTTcattggtggtgatgatttCAAGTCTGGCCAGACCAAGATGAAATCTGCCCTGGTTGATTTCCTCATCAACGCTGGTATTAAACTGACATCTATTGCCAGCTACAACCATCTTGGCAACAACGATGGCAAGAACTTAAGCTCCCAGAAGCAGTTCCGCTCCAAGGAAATTTCCAAGTCCAacgttgttgatgacatgGTCGAGGCCAACCACGTTCTGTACAAGAAGGGCGAGCACCCTGACCACTGCGTTGTGATCAAGTATATGCCCGCTGTTGCCGACAACAAGCGTGCTCTTGACGAATACTATGCCGAGATTTTCATGGGCGGTCACCAGACCATTTC gctcttcaacatctgcgAGGACTCCCTTCTGGCCTCTCCTTTGATCATTGACTTGGTCATCATTGCCGAGATGATGTCTCGTATCCAGTGGAAGGCTGTATCTTCTGATGGTACTGCTACTACCGAATACAAGAGCTTCCACAGCGTCCTGAGCGTCCTTAGCTACATGCTGAAGGCTCCTCTCACCCCTCCTGGCACTCCCGTTGTCAATGCACTGGCTAAGCAGCGCGCTGCTCTGACCAACATTTTCCGTGCTTGCGTTGGCCTCGAGCCGGAATCTGACATGACTCTTGAGCACAAGCTCTTCTAG
- a CDS encoding aarF domain-containing kinase, with protein MRRQNVQEELRSRSPCVSTSMWLLVIRCRRYRTDISSSYRTTLNARETTADHDAQESMLKACHKRCAERTLVVLEKNGGIFIKLGQHLSAMNYLLPSEWTNTFIPLQDKCPVSSLESIEDMFRKDTGEELWDYFSDFAPEPIGAASLAQVHLASIKGSNQKVAVKVQHPELEAWAPLDLALTRYTFSTLKRFFPEYDLEWLSSEMDVSLPKELDFQEEANNARRMKEHFAKIPQLPLIIPEVIWAKKRIIVMACEAGSRLDDLEYLDKNGIDRDEVSATLARIFNEMIFGDGAPLHCDPHGGNIAIRKNNSRRGLGRGPNFDVILYDHGLYRDIELPLRRSYAKMWLAVIDGDMDRMKKYAHEVAGIEDKDFPLFASAITGRDYSIVSKSGSILETRTADEQKTMSGALQEGLIVDLVQLLSRVPRIILLILKTNDLTRSLDENLQTRQGPIRSFMILARYCTRTVFHEKLEEIGQNGSFLWPLNAVRVFVAWVGFMRVEIKLEAFELWLSTKRMLGLGSLEFSGAALQK; from the exons ATGAGGCGGCAGAACGTACAGGAAGAGTTGCGGTCGCGCTCGCCGTGTGTATCAACGAGTATGTGGTTACTTGTCATTAGGTGTAGGCGGTACCGAACTGATATATCGAGTAGTTACCGGACAACACTGAACGCTAGAGAAACGACAGCGGACCATGATGCACAGGAGAGCATGCTCAAGGCATGTCACAAACGATGCGCCGAACGGACTCTCGTTGTGTTGGAAAAGAATGGCGGCATCTTTATTAAACTCGGCCAGCATCTG AGCGCCATGAATTACCTATTACCATCCGAATGGACAAACACGTTCATCCCCCTGCAGGACAAGTGTCCTGTATCTTCACTTGAATCGATCGAAGATATGTTTCGCAAAGATACAGGAGAAGAGCTTTGGGACTATTTCTCTGATTTCGCCCCTGAACCAATTGGCGCTGCCTCCCTTGCTCAAGTACATCTGGCATCCATCAAGGGGTCAAACCAGAAGGTTGCTGTCAAAGTTCAACATCCTGAGCTTGAAGCATGGGCACCCCTGGATCTAGCTCTTACCCGGTACACATTTTCGACCCTGAAAAGATTCTTCCCCGAATATGATCTTGAGTGGCTCTCTTCTGAGATGGATGTTTCTCTTCCCAAAGAACTCGACTTCCAAGAAGAGGCCAACAATGCCCGACGTATGAAGGAGCACTTCGCCAAGATTCCACAGTTACCCCTGATTATCCCCGAGGTCATCTGGGCTAAGAAGCGGATCATTGTTATGGCGTGCGAAGCGGGAAGCAGGCTCGACGATCTGGAGTATTTGGATAAGAACGGTATTGACCGAGATGAAGTATCTGCCACGTTAGCGCGTATCTTCAACGAAatgatctttggtgatggtgcaCCCCTGCACTGTGACCCTCACGGTGGCAACATTGCAATTCGCAAGAACAATTCCCGCCGGGGCCTTGGACGAGGTCCTAACTTTGACGTGATTTTATATGATCATGGTCTTTACCGCGACATTGAGCTTCCTTTGCGAAGATCATACGCCAAGATGTGGCTTGCGGTTATTGATGGTGATATGGATCGAATGAAGAAATATGCACATGAGGTTGCTGGTATAGAGGACAAGGATTTCCCACTTTTTGCTTCAGCAATCACTGGTCGAGACTACAGTATTGTTAGCAAGTCTGGATCTATCCTCGAGACGCGAACAGCGGATGAGCAAAAGACAATGAGCGGGGCTCTGCAGGAAGGTCTCATTGTCGACCTCGTGCAGCTTCTTAGCCGCGTGCCTCGTATCATTCTTCTAATTCTCAAGACAAATGATCTTACCCGaagtcttgatgagaaccTCCAGACACGGCAGGGTCCTATACGTTCGTTCATGATCCTCGCACGATATTGCACCAGGACCGTGTTCCACGAGaaacttgaagagatcgGTCAAAACGGATCATTCCTCTGGCCGCTCAATGCTGTGCGGGTGTTTGTTGCATGGGTTGGTTTCATGCGCGTGGAGATCAAGTTAGAGGCCTTCGAACTTTGGCTATCAACCAAGAGAATGTTGGGCCTAGGCAGTTTGGAGTTTTCAGGCGCGGCGTTACAAAAGTGA